One segment of Erigeron canadensis isolate Cc75 chromosome 2, C_canadensis_v1, whole genome shotgun sequence DNA contains the following:
- the LOC122589389 gene encoding putative nucleobase-ascorbate transporter 10, protein MEQLSGVQYCVNSSPPWKEAVLLGFQHYILTLGTAVLIPTITVSQMGGDNVEKAKAIQTLLFLSGINTLTQTTFGTRLPSVVGGSHSFLVPVMSIIRAKRYNAFQESHERFAQTMRGVQGALILASVFQTILGFLGLWRNIVRYLSPLSIVPLVTFTGFGLYYLAFPMLGKCVAIGLAELVLIVLISQYLPLYITSKKTIFERYAVLLSVTVSWICAGIFTWSGAYGKSTEALTACRTNTSGLTHEAPWIYIPYPFQWGTPTFDAGEVFVMMVASFVSSIESTGSFLATARYGSATPVPPCILNRGICWLGFANFLGSMCGTVTGFSASIESCGALAFTKVGSRLVIQISAAFMIFFSVFGKFGAVFASIPLPITAALYCIFFGSVSSVGLSHLQFCNLNSFRTKIILGFSFSVGLSVSQFFREHWAAANHSPLHTHSSWFNNMVSVLLMSHASVAVMIAMVLDCTLGRINDENGKDWWDKFTDYGKDIRTDEFYRLPWKLNKLFPAF, encoded by the exons ATGGAGCAACTTTCTGGCGTTCAATATTGTGTCAACAGTTCACCACCATGGA AGGAAGCAGTGTTATTGGGGTTCCAGCATTATATATTGACTCTCGGTACCGCTGTCTTGATACCAACGATAACAGTTTCTCAAATGGGAGGTGACAAT GTAGAGAAAGCCAAGGCGATCCAAACATTACTTTTTCTTTCAGGAATCAACACGTTAACTCAAACCACGTTTGGTACTCGGTTACCATCCGTTGTTGGTGGTTCACATTCATTTTTAGTCCCTGTTATGTCCATTATTCGAGCAAAAAGATATAATGCATTCCAGGAATCTCATGAG AGGTTTGCACAAACAATGAGAGGCGTCCAGGGTGCCCTTATACTAGCCTCCGTTTTCCAGACGATCCTTGGATTCCTTGGCTTATGGAGAAACATCGTCAG GTATCTTAGCCCGCTTTCAATTGTTCCTCTTGTTACTTTTACCGGATTTGGGTTATATTATCTTGCCTTTCCCATG CTGGGAAAATGTGTGGCAATCGGGCTTGCAGAACTGGTGTTGATAGTCCTCATCTCACAG TATCTTCCTCTGTATATAACCTCCAAGAAGACAATATTTGAGCGGTATGCAGTGTTGTTATCAGTTACAGTTTCATGGATTTGTGCTGGAATTTTTACATGGAGTGGCGCTTATGGAAAATCTACAGAAGCTTTAACAGCTTGTCGTACCAATACTTCTGGACTTACACATGAAGCTCCCTG GATATATATTCCTTATCCATTTCAATGGGGTACTCCCACTTTTGATGCTGGAGAAGTATTCGTGATGATGGTTGCTTCTTTCGTTTCTTCCATTGAG TCCACGGGCTCATTTCTGGCAACAGCAAGATACGGGAGTGCCACTCCTGTGCCACCTTGTATTTTGAACCGTGGTATCTGCTGGCTG GGTTTCGCGAATTTCCTTGGCAGCATGTGTGGTACCGTAACTGGATTCTCGGCATCCAT TGAAAGTTGTGGCGCACTGGCTTTTACAAAAGTTGGAAGTCGACTTGTGATTCAAATATCAGCTGCTTTCATGATCTTCTTCTCTGTCTTTG GTAAATTCGGAGCTGTTTTTGCCTCCATACCTCTGCCAATCACCGCAGCTTTATATTGCATCTTTTTCGGTTCTGTCT CTTCTGTAGGACTAAGTCACTTGCAGTTCTGTAACCTCAACAGTTTCAGGACTAAAATCATATTGGGCTTTTCTTTCTCTGTTGGACTTTCTGTTTCGCAGTTCTTCCGAGAACATTGGGCCGCCGCCAACCACAGTCCGCTGCACACACATTCAAGTTGG TTTAACAACATGGTATCCGTGCTATTGATGTCACACGCAAGTGTGGCAGTGATGATCGCAATGGTGTTGGACTGCACACTTGGTCGGATTAACGACGAGAATGGCAAAGATTGGTGGGACAAGTTTACGGATTATGGTAAAGACATTCGGACGGATGAGTTTTATAGACTTCCCTGGAAACTCAACAAGTTATTCCCAGCTTTTTAG